From the Companilactobacillus ginsenosidimutans genome, the window AACTCTCTTGAACAGAGGGTTCTATTTTTTGTCGTTTTGAACTACCGATTCCGAAGTGAAATCGATTTTCGGGCTGGAACATGGCTGATACATTTGGAGCCTTTTCAAAGTACGAAAAGTCTTCAAACTGCATCTTATTCTAAGCCGAGAAGTTCACTCGACTAAGAATTATTTAGTCATTTAGCCCAAATCGATTTCACTTCTCCATCTAATATTGTGCAATAAATAATTTCTTGTTCAGACCTCTTTATCTCATCCACACTCTATTAATTGGACATTTACTACCTATATCCATATTGGATTAGGAAATCCGTGAAGACAAAACTTTGTTAACGAAAATATTTTGAATTTTAATTTCATTTGGTACCCGTAGACGAAGGTCACGTCAAACCATGGAAGCATCAATATTATCATGTAAAAAAAGGGAAGATATATCACTCTAAAATTTGTCAGCGTGATACATCTTCCTTATTTTTATACTGAAAACAAATAAATGTTTTTGACTCAAATCCAGTCGGAAGGGCTGAGAATATTTACATGCAGTGAAAGTGGTGTTATGGCTTCAGCCATTACACCACCGGGCGAGTTTGAAGACTTTCGCGAACTTCGAAAGGCTCCAAACCGAGACCCAAGACCGCACTTCGGCTTGGGTCGTCCCGCACAGCATGCTAAATATTCTCAGCCCTGCAGACGGCAGTGAACCGCCACCAAACTAATCTTTGTACTCTAATATATCCCCAGGCTGACAATCTAACACCATGCAAATAGCAGAAAGAGTAGAAAACCGAATAGCCTTAGCCTTCCCATTCTTCAAAATAGACAAATTAGCCATAG encodes:
- a CDS encoding helix-turn-helix domain-containing protein; the encoded protein is MIVVNLDVMLAKRKMSLTELSERVGVTMANLSILKNGKAKAIRFSTLSAICMVLDCQPGDILEYKD